The Lysinibacillus pakistanensis genome includes a window with the following:
- a CDS encoding M23 family metallopeptidase has protein sequence MREDKNSKTSQKQNEKGQLQKKPWFWPAVYAGGALMLAGMLFGYNSLVSKVEEAPLPDLAEVDPGPVVETNARAETMKYPFKEANLSKVQVLQEFYEVEANAEARENALMVFNQTFTTSSGISLAMNGEEFEVLAALSGKVLEVKLDAFTGNKIVIEHADGKQTHYSSVKDIAVKEGDEVTQGQVLGKATDNEWNQAAGIHLHFEVLENGKYVNPKKSLAF, from the coding sequence ATGAGAGAGGATAAAAATAGTAAAACTTCTCAAAAACAAAATGAAAAAGGTCAATTACAGAAGAAACCTTGGTTTTGGCCAGCAGTTTATGCTGGTGGTGCACTTATGCTAGCAGGTATGTTATTTGGTTACAATAGTCTCGTATCAAAGGTAGAAGAGGCTCCATTACCAGATTTGGCAGAAGTAGATCCAGGCCCTGTAGTTGAAACAAATGCTCGTGCAGAAACAATGAAGTACCCATTCAAAGAAGCAAATCTTAGTAAAGTACAAGTTTTACAAGAATTTTATGAAGTAGAGGCAAATGCAGAGGCACGTGAAAATGCACTAATGGTATTTAATCAAACATTTACAACGTCATCTGGTATTTCTCTTGCTATGAATGGTGAAGAATTTGAAGTACTAGCTGCTCTAAGTGGTAAAGTACTAGAAGTAAAACTAGATGCATTTACAGGCAATAAAATTGTTATTGAGCATGCAGATGGTAAGCAAACACATTATAGCTCAGTAAAAGATATTGCTGTAAAAGAAGGCGATGAAGTAACACAGGGTCAGGTATTAGGAAAAGCGACTGACAATGAGTGGAATCAAGCAGCAGGCATTCACTTACATTTCGAAGTACTTGAAAACGGAAAATATGTGAATCCGAAAAAATCACTAGCCTTTTAA
- a CDS encoding sporulation transcriptional regulator SpoIIID, giving the protein MHEHIRKRCIRLGELLIETRETVRVLAKMTGYSKSTVHKDLTERLPTIHEGLAEQVKEILAYHKAVRHIRGGEATKNKWKERASQE; this is encoded by the coding sequence GTGCACGAGCACATTCGGAAGCGCTGCATACGCCTCGGTGAATTATTGATTGAGACGCGTGAGACTGTGCGTGTCCTCGCGAAAATGACAGGTTATTCAAAAAGTACGGTGCACAAAGACTTAACAGAGCGATTGCCAACAATTCATGAAGGATTAGCAGAGCAGGTGAAGGAAATTCTCGCCTACCATAAGGCCGTACGTCATATTCGCGGAGGAGAGGCAACGAAAAACAAGTGGAAAGAAAGAGCGAGTCAAGAATGA
- a CDS encoding rod shape-determining protein, which produces MFSKDIGIDLGTANVLIHVKGKGIVLNEPSVVAIDKKTNKVLAVGEEARQMVGRTPGNITAIRPLRDGVIADFDVTEAMLRHFINKLNLKGFLTKPRILICCPTNITSVEQKAIREAAEKSGGKKVYLEEEPKVAAIGAGMDIFQPSGNMVVDIGGGTTDIAVLSMGDIVTSESIKVAGDVFDNDILQYIKKEYKLLIGERTAEAIKMTIGTVFKGGRNDSMDIRGRDMVTGLPRTITIQSEEIEHALHESVAMIVQSAKNVLEKTPPELSADIIDRGVIITGGGALLHGMDQLLIEELKVPVFIAEQPMDCVAIGTGIMLENIDRVPASL; this is translated from the coding sequence ATGTTTTCGAAAGATATTGGCATTGACTTAGGAACTGCAAATGTATTAATCCACGTTAAAGGTAAAGGAATTGTTTTAAATGAACCATCTGTAGTGGCAATTGATAAAAAAACAAATAAAGTATTAGCAGTAGGGGAAGAAGCCCGCCAAATGGTAGGGCGCACGCCAGGTAATATTACTGCAATTCGACCATTACGCGATGGTGTTATTGCAGACTTTGATGTTACTGAAGCGATGCTAAGACATTTTATCAATAAATTAAACTTAAAGGGATTCTTAACGAAACCACGTATTTTAATTTGTTGTCCAACTAATATTACTAGTGTCGAGCAAAAAGCTATCCGTGAGGCAGCAGAAAAATCTGGTGGTAAAAAAGTATATTTAGAGGAAGAGCCAAAAGTTGCTGCTATTGGAGCAGGGATGGATATTTTTCAACCGAGTGGCAATATGGTAGTGGATATTGGTGGTGGAACAACAGATATAGCAGTTCTTTCAATGGGAGATATCGTAACAAGTGAATCCATTAAAGTTGCAGGAGACGTTTTTGATAATGATATATTACAATATATTAAAAAAGAATATAAATTACTAATTGGTGAACGTACTGCTGAGGCAATAAAAATGACAATTGGTACAGTGTTTAAGGGCGGTAGAAATGATTCCATGGATATCCGTGGTCGTGACATGGTGACAGGTCTCCCACGCACAATAACGATTCAATCAGAGGAAATTGAACATGCTTTACATGAATCAGTAGCTATGATTGTTCAATCTGCAAAAAATGTTCTAGAAAAAACGCCTCCAGAGCTATCAGCTGATATAATTGATCGTGGAGTTATTATTACTGGCGGTGGTGCATTACTACATGGTATGGACCAGCTATTAATTGAAGAGTTAAAGGTACCTGTTTTCATTGCAGAGCAACCAATGGATTGTGTAGCAATTGGTACAGGCATTATGCTTGAAAATATTGATCGAGTGCCTGCATCCTTATAA
- a CDS encoding flagellar hook-basal body protein encodes MFKGFYTVATGMIAQQRRTELLTNNLSNANTPGFKADQSTIRSFPDMLMSSVGNTNATAKQQMGSQYMSQVGALNTGIYMQETLPNYIQGQIYNTDFSTDMALIDGYLPQNEEGITGAIFFRLAHPDGGEAYTRNGNFTLDGQGNLVNAQGLYVLSDTGQRIQLPNDDFRLDETGAIYVNDQQVARVGVSFAANPNMLRKQDNGLVRTENGENLPTAYGANGVAFTLRQNYLERSNVDSGRTMTDLMTAYRAFEANQKVLQAYDRSMEKAVNEIGKV; translated from the coding sequence TTGTTTAAAGGGTTCTATACAGTTGCAACGGGTATGATTGCACAACAAAGACGAACAGAATTATTAACAAATAATTTATCAAATGCGAATACACCAGGATTTAAAGCGGATCAATCAACAATTCGTTCATTCCCAGATATGCTAATGTCAAGTGTCGGAAATACGAACGCAACTGCCAAGCAACAAATGGGCTCTCAATATATGAGTCAAGTGGGAGCATTAAATACTGGGATTTATATGCAAGAAACATTGCCAAACTACATACAGGGTCAAATCTATAATACAGATTTTTCAACAGATATGGCCTTGATCGATGGATACTTACCGCAAAATGAAGAGGGCATCACTGGGGCTATTTTCTTCCGTTTAGCACATCCAGATGGTGGCGAGGCATATACACGAAATGGGAATTTTACGTTGGATGGTCAAGGCAATTTAGTCAATGCACAAGGACTGTATGTTTTATCTGATACTGGCCAACGCATCCAGCTTCCAAATGATGATTTTCGTCTAGATGAGACCGGAGCGATTTACGTCAATGATCAGCAAGTAGCACGTGTTGGCGTATCATTTGCGGCTAATCCGAACATGCTACGTAAACAGGATAATGGCTTAGTTCGAACAGAGAATGGAGAAAACTTGCCTACTGCTTATGGTGCTAACGGTGTCGCATTTACACTTCGTCAAAATTATCTTGAGCGCTCAAACGTAGATTCTGGTCGCACGATGACAGATTTAATGACAGCATATCGCGCATTTGAAGCCAATCAAAAAGTGCTACAGGCTTATGATCGAAGCATGGAAAAGGCTGTCAATGAAATCGGAAAAGTATAA
- a CDS encoding flagellar hook-basal body protein, translating to MLRTMITATNTMGQLQNKLDTISNNIANSNTHGYKTKEASFNELLYQQFNNDKQDRAERQSPLGIRYGSGAMLGQIQSNEKQGSLQTTNRDLDIAFNKAKQYFNILMPDGENGTKTVYTRQGDFYLSPLNNGTVMVVNADGYPLANATGQAITLPDNVKSFAVRNGGVLEASYPNGDIIRTDLAVTEFQKPQLMEHISGQYVGLPDNLAQLGYTQAEVVTELQGANRQQIGMQSGTLEMSNVNLSKEMTDLIQTQRSYQFNARAVTLADQMLGLINGIR from the coding sequence ATGCTACGTACAATGATTACAGCAACAAATACAATGGGACAATTACAAAATAAATTAGATACGATTAGTAATAACATTGCTAATAGCAACACACATGGCTATAAGACAAAAGAGGCTTCTTTCAACGAGCTTCTTTATCAGCAGTTTAATAATGACAAGCAAGATCGTGCAGAGCGTCAATCTCCGCTAGGTATTCGATACGGTTCAGGTGCAATGCTTGGACAAATTCAATCAAATGAAAAGCAAGGCTCATTACAAACAACAAACCGAGATTTAGATATAGCTTTCAATAAAGCAAAACAATATTTCAATATTTTAATGCCAGATGGTGAAAATGGTACAAAAACAGTGTATACTCGTCAGGGTGACTTTTATTTATCACCATTAAATAATGGAACAGTAATGGTTGTGAATGCAGATGGGTATCCATTAGCTAATGCAACAGGACAAGCTATTACATTACCAGATAATGTGAAAAGCTTTGCTGTACGAAATGGAGGCGTCTTAGAGGCTTCCTATCCAAATGGAGATATTATCCGTACAGATTTAGCCGTGACAGAATTTCAAAAGCCACAGCTAATGGAGCACATTTCAGGCCAATACGTTGGATTGCCAGATAATCTCGCTCAACTGGGATATACGCAAGCTGAGGTCGTTACAGAATTACAGGGTGCAAATCGCCAGCAGATTGGCATGCAAAGTGGCACGTTAGAAATGTCGAATGTAAATCTTTCAAAGGAAATGACGGATTTAATTCAAACACAGCGCTCTTATCAATTCAATGCACGAGCTGTAACATTAGCTGACCAAATGCTTGGGCTTATTAATGGTATTCGCTAG
- a CDS encoding DNA-directed RNA polymerase subunit beta — translation MTNDSRRRSVPTKETDTPPEEKERRSNGEQREVRWVQIRLIPIWLRVVLVLVLVVVAAVLGAIFGYSVIGQGQATDVFKTETWQHIFDIMNGKE, via the coding sequence ATGACAAACGATTCACGTCGACGTTCTGTGCCGACAAAAGAAACCGATACGCCACCAGAAGAGAAGGAACGCCGCTCAAATGGAGAGCAACGAGAGGTTCGATGGGTGCAAATACGGCTGATTCCGATTTGGCTACGCGTTGTACTTGTTCTCGTATTAGTCGTTGTTGCCGCAGTTTTAGGTGCAATATTTGGCTACAGTGTTATTGGACAAGGACAAGCTACGGATGTATTTAAAACAGAAACATGGCAGCATATATTTGATATTATGAATGGTAAAGAATAA
- the fabZ gene encoding 3-hydroxyacyl-ACP dehydratase FabZ, producing the protein MLSAEQIQAILPHRYPFLFVDRIVELEEGKRAVGLKNVSINEDFFNGHFPGYPVMPGVLIVEALAQVGGVALLNAEEFKGRLAFLTGVDNCRFKRQVVPGDQLRLEVEFVKLRGAMGKGHGIATVDGELVCEADILFAIGPEQPK; encoded by the coding sequence ATGTTATCAGCAGAGCAAATTCAAGCAATTTTACCACATCGTTATCCTTTTTTATTTGTTGATCGTATTGTTGAATTAGAAGAGGGAAAACGTGCAGTAGGTTTAAAAAATGTATCTATCAATGAGGATTTTTTCAATGGACACTTCCCAGGCTATCCTGTAATGCCTGGTGTTTTAATCGTTGAGGCACTAGCACAAGTTGGTGGTGTTGCATTATTAAACGCGGAAGAATTCAAAGGTCGCTTAGCCTTCTTAACAGGTGTGGATAATTGCCGTTTCAAACGTCAGGTAGTACCAGGGGATCAGCTTCGACTGGAAGTAGAGTTTGTTAAACTAAGAGGTGCAATGGGCAAAGGTCATGGTATAGCAACAGTTGATGGAGAGCTGGTTTGTGAAGCAGATATTCTATTTGCTATAGGACCTGAACAGCCAAAATAG
- a CDS encoding YwpF family protein, whose amino-acid sequence MKTFKMLSFDLVTKDGIQTFPLVDGIIINQENSHQSWILELFMDRQYRSTFQHLLEKAAVFNVRAVISFPDNEPAPFQVAVHTVQEIGEHISVLLKGKLKTKRSKYAEQLLAELLAEGVSLDNLLDRFSHDMKERPKLKND is encoded by the coding sequence ATGAAAACATTTAAAATGCTTTCCTTTGACCTTGTCACAAAAGATGGCATACAAACATTTCCTTTAGTCGATGGCATTATTATTAATCAGGAAAACAGCCATCAATCATGGATTCTTGAACTGTTTATGGATAGACAATATCGTTCAACTTTTCAACATCTATTAGAAAAAGCTGCAGTCTTTAATGTGCGTGCTGTTATTTCATTTCCAGATAATGAACCTGCTCCTTTTCAGGTTGCTGTACATACTGTTCAAGAAATCGGAGAACATATTTCTGTGCTCTTAAAGGGTAAACTTAAAACAAAACGTTCAAAATATGCAGAGCAATTATTAGCTGAACTTCTAGCAGAAGGCGTTTCTTTAGATAATTTACTTGATCGCTTCTCCCATGATATGAAAGAACGTCCAAAACTTAAAAATGATTAA